In Mercurialis annua linkage group LG6, ddMerAnnu1.2, whole genome shotgun sequence, the following are encoded in one genomic region:
- the LOC126686671 gene encoding eukaryotic translation initiation factor 4G isoform X2, with the protein MSFNQSRSDKNDFQFRKSGRSAASNPQRSSSGSYAKGGAAGPPAPSPSSSLSSNRSFKKSNNHHGQGGQSRVNVPAFTTSDSANATPQRNLQNGGAHVQPPLHGVSDAPVSFGTAKPVETPTTHRSSRPVPKAPTSQPPTLTSETASALPPPNPSGDASKGFSFQFGSLGPAALNGMQIPARTSSAPPNLDEQKHDQARHDAFRSGPPLPTSTLKQQLPRKDVNTVDHSNAGEAHPVPKAKKDVQVSTAPPGSHPQKSSAIPLPMTSMQMPFHQPPVSVQFGGPNPQIQSQGVPPTPIQVPMPMAALPMGNAPQVQQPMFVQGLQHPHPMQSQGILHQGQGLSFTPQMGPQLPSQLGNLGIGITSQYSQPQGGKYGGPRKTTVKITDPKTHEELRLDKRTDTYSDGTSGLRSHPNLPQSQPLPSFPPTHPMSYFPNSYNPNMYYQPSSSVPLTSGQIPPNSQQPRYSYTLSQGPQNVPFVNPSAVNSLPNNKSGTSVHIAADLSTLEHARDVHNAHNVISSASTGTVQVKVKPSVSSVGEKVVDSPSFSNSSSLDKGTSNKPSRPSVESSSSQARKDVENVPESSLQHLKSVDDSSASKSSQIAARQYAAVAVDSGVLNSSTPAQSEESVSNTDSKRKETLGRSNSIKDHQKKQGKRGYVQSQNQIGGLSAAASTVPSHSFELNASSNSGISDSIETKTITSSLSLSKEDLAESFQVSVPLISASTSDISEPKVGDSGECLRGISEAANVADHAKVDGSSVQEHLKYETQRPEGQAEKELLEISKQDANISEISPGPITSKSVDLDQTQKDVALTDTVLGNEVLTLETTPEGLNDHVACYIENNKNLDNTDVTVSRNLDSGEVGKSQSDVTTTLDVSSSKIYNVNDKEISVIKSSASDQEGDSALIAGLSEATSKGEVLENSGNGLGTLGVSSSREKAVELTRSKSSAGKLKKKRKEILQKADAAGTISDLYMAYKGPEEKKENIVSSETTESTSANSNLKLEFSGALQADSVASEKGIQNKAEPDDWEDAADISTPKLETSDIGERGLGGAAQHGTDGSAITAKKYSRDFLLKFSEQCTELPERFEVTADIADIMMSVGVSHFAERDSYPSPGRGGERSNNGPRMDRRGSGMAEDEQWNKQPGPFGIGRDLRLDVGFGGNTGFRPGQGGNFGVLRNPRVQSPVQYTGGILTGPMQSMGPQGGTQRSSIDAGRWQRATNFQQKGLIPSPHTPLQMMHKAERKYEVGKVTDEEQAKQRQLKAILNKLTPQNFEKLFEQVKVVNIDNAVTLTGVISQIFDKALMEPTFCEMYANFCHHLAGELPDFTEDNEKITFKRLLLNKCQEEFERGEREQEEANKADEEGETKLSEEEREVKRTNARKRMLGNIRLIGELYKKKMLTERIMHECIKKLLGQYQNPDEEDVEALCKLMSTIGEEIDHPKAKEHMDAYFDRMAKFSNNMKLSSRVRFMLKDAIDLRRNKWQQRRKVEGPKKIDEVHRDAAQERHHQASRLSRNPSMNPSPRRAPMDFGQRGSAMLSSPNAQIGGFHGLPAQGRGYGNQDARFEERQSYETRTLSVPLPRPLGDDSITLGPQGGLARGMSFRGPLAMAGAPVADISPNPGDSRRMTAGLNGFSTVSERPVYSQRDEYFSRFPDRFAVPSAFDQSSAHERNMNYVNRDPRNQDRSFDRPHAISPPGPAQAPAFAQNIPSEKVWPEERLRDMSMAAIKEFYSARDEKEVALCIKELSSSSFHPSMISLWVTDSFERKDMERDLLAKLLVNLTRSQDGLLTPPQLVKGFESVLTTLEDAVNDAPKAAEFLGRMLAKAVVENVVPLREIGQILHEGGEEAGRLLEIGLAGDVLGSTLEIIRAEKGEKVLNEIRISSNLHLEDFRPPAPNKSRILENFI; encoded by the exons ATGTCCTTCAATCAATCAAGGTCCGATAAGAACGACTTTCAGTTTCGCAAATCAGGACGATCCGCCGCTTCTAATCCGCAGCGGTCCTCCTCTGGTTCTTACGCTAAGGGCGGCGCCGCCGGCCCTCCCGCCCCTTCTCCCTCTTCCTCTCTCTCCTCCAACCGCag TTTTAAAAAGTCGAATAATCATCATGGGCAAGGAGGGCAATCTAGGGTAAACGTGCCTGCTTTCACTACTTCTGATTCTGCCAACGCTACTCCCCAGCGTAATTTACAGAATGGTGGTGCTCATGTGCAGCCCCCCTTACATG GGGTATCTGATGCACCTGTTTCATTTGGCACTGCCAAGCCAGTTGAAACACCCACCACTCATAGGAGCTCCCGACCTGTCCCTAAAGCTCCAACATCTCAACCACCCACCTTGACTTCTGAGACTGCCTCTGCTTTGCCGCCTCCTAACC CATCTGGAGACGCATCCAAAGGATTCTCTTTTCAGTTTGGCTCTTTAGGTCCTGCCGCCCTCAATGGGATGCAG ATTCCTGCTCGAACAAGCTCTGCACCTCCAAATTTGGATGAGCAGAAACATGATCAG GCACGCCATGATGCCTTCAGATCTGGCCCTCCACTACCAACATCTACTCTTAAGCAACAATTACCAAGGAAGGATGTAAATACAGTTGATCATTCTAATGCTGGGGAGGCTCATCCAGTGCCCAAAGCCAAAAAAGATGTCCAAGTCTCAACTGCACCACCTGGGAGTCACCCACAGAAATCTTCAGCCATTCCTTTACCTATGACTTCTATGCAAATGCCATTTCACCAGCCGCCAGTGTCTGTCCAATTCGGTGGTCCAAACCCACAGATTCAATCTCAAGGTGTTCCACCGACTCCAATACAAGTACCGATGCCCATGGCTGCACTACCAATGGGCAATGCTCCCCAAGTTCAACAACCAATGTTTGTTCAAGGTCTTCAGCACCCGCATCCAATGCAATCTCAGGGAATCTTACATCAAGGCCAGGGCTTAAGTTTTACACCTCAAATGGGTCCTCAGCTGCCTTCTCAATTAGGCAATTTAGGAATTGGGATCACCTCACAGTATTCTCAACCACAGGGAGGGAAATATGGTGGTCCTCGTAAAACAACTGTCAAGATTACTGATCCAAAGACACATGAAGAGCTGAGGCTTGATAAGCGGACAGATACATATTCTGATGGTACATCAGGACTGAGGTCTCATCCCAATCTACCTCAATCACAACCACTTCCATCATTCCCACCTACTCATCCAATGAGTTATTTTCCCAACTCTTACAATCCAAATATGTATTATCAACCTTCGAGCTCTGTACCACTGACAAGTGGTCAGATACCACCCAATTCTCAGCAGCCTAGATATAGCTACACTCTCAGCCAAGGTCCTCAAAACGTACCATTTGTGAATCCTTCTGCTGTTAATTCTTTGCCGAACAACAAGTCTGGGACTTCAGTGCATATTGCGGCAGATCTTTCAACCTTAGAACATGCTCGTGATGTGCATAATGCGCATAATGTTATCTCATCAGCTTCTACAGGAACAGTACAGGTGAAAGTGAAGCCATCAGTTAGCTCGGTTGGCGAGAAGGTTGTGGACTCTCCATCATTCAGTAATTCATCTTCCCTTGATAAGGGTACATCCAATAAACCTTCAAGGCCTTCTGTGGAATCTAGCTCATCTCAAGCTCGGAAAGATGTGGAGAATGTCCCAGAAAGTTCTTTACAGCATTTAAAATCTGTTGATGATTCTTCAGCCTCAAAGTCATCGCAAATTGCAGCCAGACAGTATGCGGCAGTTGCTGTTGATAGTGGGGTGCTCAATTCATCGACACCTGCTCAGTCTGAGGAATCAGTGAGCAACACTGATAGCAAAAGAAAGGAAACTCTGGGTAGGTCAAATTCCATTAAGGATCATCAGAAGAAACAAGGAAAAAGAGGATATGTTCAGTCCCAGAATCAG ATTGGTGGGCTATCTGCTGCAGCGTCAACTGTTCCTTCTCATTCATTTGAACTGAATGCATCTTCTAATAGTGGAATTTCTGACTCCATAGAGACTAAAACGATCACATCGTCATTATCTTTAAGTAAAGAGGATTTGGCAGAGTCATTCCAGGTATCTGTCCCACTGATCAGTGCTTCAACTTCGGATATATCTGAACCCAAGGTTGGTGATTCTGGAGAATGTCTGCGAGGTATTTCTGAGGCTGCAAATGTTGCTGATCATGCTAAGGTAGATGGTTCTTCCGTGCAGGAACATCTTAAATATGAAACTCAGAGGCCTGAAGGGCAAGCAGAAAAAGAACTGCTTGAAATTTCCAAACAAGATGCTAATATATCAGAGATCTCTCCAGGGCCTATTACGTCAAAGTCTGTAGACCTTGATCAAACTCAGAAAGATGTTGCTTTGACGGATACAGTACTGGGCAATGAGGTTTTAACTCTAGAGACCACACCTGAAGGACTGAATGATCATGTGGCTTGCTAcatagaaaataacaagaatttAGATAATACAGATGTCACTGTATCCAGAAATCTGGATTCTGGGGAAGTTGGGAAATCTCAGAGTGATGTGACCACGACATTGGATGTATCTTCAAGCaaaatttataatgttaatGATAAAGAAATTTCTGTTATAAAATCCAGTGCATCAGATCAAGAGGGAGATTCTGCTCTGATTGCTGGTCTTTCTGAGGCAACTTCAAAAGGTGAAGTTCTGGAAAATAGTGGGAATGGGTTGGGCACCCTTGGAGTATCTAGTTCTAGGGAGAAAGCTGTTGAGCTTACTAGGTCAAAGAGTTCTGCTGGCAAactgaagaagaaaagaaaagaaattctCCAGAAAGCAGATGCTGCTGGGACCATTTCTGATCTTTACATGGCGTACAAGGGTCCtgaagaaaaaaaggaaaatattgTTTCTTCTGAAACAACAGAAAGCACTTCCGCTAACTCTAATTTGAAGCTGGAATTTTCAGGTGCACTGCAAGCGGACTCCGTGGCAAGTGAGAAAGGCATCCAGAATAAAGCTGAGCCGGATGACTGGGAAGATGCTGCTGATATTTCTACACCAAAGCTGGAAACTTCTGATATTGGGGAACGAGGTCTTGGTGGAGCAGCACAACATGGCACAGATGGGAGTGCAATTACAGCAAAAAAGTATTCGAGagattttcttttgaaattttccGAGCAGTGTACTGAACTTCCAGAAAGGTTTGAAGTTACAGCTGATATTGCAGATATCATGATGAGTGTCGGTGTGTCTCATTTTGCTGAGCGAGATTCATATCCTAGTCCGGGCAGAGGTGGGGAGAGGTCGAATAATGGGCCTCGGATGGACCGGCGTGGGAGCGGTATGGCTGAAGATGAGCAATGGAATAAACAACCTGGCCCCTTTGGCATTGGGAGGGATTTGCGGTTGGATGTTGGTTTTGGAGGCAATACAGGTTTCCGGCCTGGCCAAGGAGGCAATTTTGGTGTTCTAAGAAATCCAAGAGTACAAAGTCCGGTTCAGTATACGGGCGGTATTCTAACTGGGCCTATGCAATCAATGGGTCCTCAGGGAGGTACGCAAAGAAGTAGCATAGATGCTGGCAGATGGCAGCGTGCTACTAATTTCCAGCAAAAGGGATTGATTCCTTCTCCTCATACTCCATTACAGATGATGCACAAGGCAGAAAGGAAGTATGAAGTGGGTAAAGTAACAGATGAAGAACAGGCCAAACAAAGACAGTTGAAAGCCATCTTGAACAAATTAACTCCTCAGAATTTTGAGAAACTTTTTGAGCAGGTAAAAGTGGTTAACATTGACAATGCTGTCACGCTAACTGGTGTTATCTCACAGATCTTTGATAAAGCTTTAATGGAGCCTACTTTCTGTGAAATGTATGCCAACTTTTGCCATCATCTTGCTGGAGAGTTGCCTGATTTTACTGAAGATAATGAAAAAATTACTTTCAAAAGGTTACTTCTGAACAAGTGCCAGGAAGAATTTGAGAGGGGGGAGAGGGAGCAAGAAGAAGCTAATAAAGCTGACGAGGAAGGCGAGACTAAACTGTcggaagaagaaagagaagtGAAGAGAACGAATGCTCGAAAAAGAATGCTCGGTAACATAAGACTAATAGGAGAGTTGTACAAGAAGAAAATGTTGACAGAGAGAATTATGCATGAATGCATCAAAAAGCTCCTGGGTCAGTATCAAAATCCTGATGAGGAAGATGTCGAGGCATTGTGCAAATTAATGAGCACAATTGGAGAGGAGATTGATCATCCCAAAGCCAAGGAGCATATGGATGCATATTTTGACAGGATGGCTAAGTTTTCAAACAACATGAAACTTTCTTCTAGGGTTAGATTCATGTTGAAGGATGCCATTGACTTGAGACGGAACAAATGGCAGCAGAGGAGGAAGGTGGAAGGGCCTAAGAAGATCGATGAAGTGCACAGAGATGCTGCTCAAGAACGACATCATCAAGCTAGTAGGCTGTCTCGTAATCCTAGCATGAACCCCTCTCCAAGAAGAGCACCTATGGATTTTGGTCAAAGAGGTTCAGCTATGTTATCCTCACCGAATGCGCAGATTGGGGGTTTCCACGGGCTGCCTGCTCAGGGTCGTGGGTATGGTAACCAGGATGCTCGCTTTGAGGAAAGACAGTCGTATGAGACTCGGACTTTGTCAGTCCCCTTGCCTCGACCTCTTGGGGATGATTCTATTACTTTGGGTCCCCAAGGCGGACTTGCAAGGGGAATGTCCTTTAGAGGGCCACTTGCAATGGCAGGTGCTCCTGTTGCTGATATTTCCCCCAATCCAGGTGACTCCAGGAGAATGACAGCTGGTTTGAATGGTTTTAGTACGGTGTCTGAGCGTCCTGTTTACAGTCAAAGGGATGAATACTTCTCAAGATTTCCAGATAGATTTGCAGTTCCATCTGCCTTTGATCAATCAAGTGCTCATGAGCGCAATATGAACTATGTAAACAGGGATCCTCGGAATCAAGATCGCAGTTTCGATAGACCTCATGCGATATCTCCACCCGGACCAGCTCAGGCACCGGCCTTCGCCCAAAATATACCTTCAGAAAAGGTGTGGCCTGAAGAACGCTTGCGAGACATGTCCATGGCAGCAATTAAAGAATTTTACAG TGCCAGAGATGAGAAAGAAGTAGCCTTGTGCATTAAGGAATTAAGTTCCTCGAGTTTCCATCCTTCAATGATCTCTCTCTGGGTTACTGATTCATTTGAGAGAAAGGACATGGAGAGAGATCTTTTGGCTAAACTTCTTGTTAACCTCACAAGGTCTCAGGATGGGTTATTGACTCCGCCTCAGCTTGTTAAAGG GTTTGAGTCGGTTCTCACGACTTTGGAGGATGCCGTTAATGATGCCCCCAAAGCAGCAGAGTTTCTGGGGCGAATGTTAGCCAAAGCTGTAGTAGAAAATGTGGTGCCATTGAGAGAAATTGGGCAGATATTACATGAAGGTGGAGAGGAGGCAGGGCGACTTCTTGAAATAGGGCTTGCGGGGGACGTTCTTGGAAGCACATTAGAGATCATAAGAGCAGAGAAGGGGGAAAAAGTGTTGAATGAGATTCGTATTAGCTCGAATTTACATTTGGAGGATTTCCGGCCTCCAGCTCCTAACAAATCAAGGATActagaaaattttatttaa